Genomic segment of Populus nigra chromosome 14, ddPopNigr1.1, whole genome shotgun sequence:
TACATGTGTATGGCAAAgtcaaatgagaaaaaaaaatgaaaaaggattATCTTCTCTCCTCTACTAAAAGGTTATAAATTGTCACTAATTAGATCCAACTTGGGTTGGCCTTGTTTGAGCATTTTGATGGCAGTTTAGAAAATCTATAATTTTACCAAATCTAGGAGTGCCATGGTTACCAGTTAtgatatgaataaaaattatgtaaaagaaaaggaaacaaaatgactttttttttattcctacaAACAGCGTCGCTAACAAAGACAAGGTGTTTTGGGCCTCCTAAGGAGTTGTTGGGCTAATTAGTATCTTCCTAGTAAGTTTAAGCCTAATATGTATGAGAGCCTAATAAGATATCAGAACTGGGTTGAACCACATCAAAAGGTGATATGATTGACCTTATGATCTAGACTCATAAGGAGGGGTTTAGATCTTTTGATAAACCTACAAAATAAGTCCTTTATTGTAGATAAAAAGCATTTAATGGCTATGTTACTCAAATGTTGATCAATGAgaaagataagaacataaagtGTTTAAATGTATCCTTTTTACCAATggaaaatattcttatttttagtgatttttctTTAGATTTGGTTGAGAGAAAAAGTCTCAATTTTGATACGAACCCAGAGGGTAAGAACCATATGCATCATGTCTTTTAACTCTATATAGTGCTATAACTCTAGTAAGTTTACTATGTTGTATTCAACCCATTCATAAACCTAATCATGATAGCTTCTCTATCCTCCACTATATTTTCCCAAATCATAGCAACTTTCATCTTTTCATGATAATCTTCTACATTTTTAGCCCTTGAGCCAAACTTTACAACCTCATATATAAATCCTTATAATAATATCCTGAAACAAATCTCTTTCTCATGATTGCCTTCATCTCATCTCATGTGTCAATAAGCCTCTTATGATTTCTTCTCATactcaaaataagttgatcaCACCATATTATAgcataatcaataaatttaataacaagaagttttacccttttttttcgAGTAGTGGTGACAATCAAAGATCAACTCAACCTTTTTTCTCACACTCTAAATATTCCTATAGATCATTCCTTCCCTGAAATGCTGGAATTTTCATCTTAATACTTCTTAAGTTTCTATCCAAACCATCATGATACCCAAAATCACTTCCTACACCACTACGGTTGAAGTTTTCATCTTGTCAAAATCCCTCATCTCTTCGATTTCTAAGTTGTCAAAATCTGTCACCTTGGTTGATTGATGCATAATCAAGATCTTCAACTTTTTCATCTTCATTCTCGTTAATAAAGTCATCTAAAGGTAGAGTAACATGTCTTTCTGGCCTTCTGACATTAGGACCCTTTCAGACTTACTCTTTTCACAAACTAGTAATCGCAACATCTTGTTTATCTATCCTATTAAAAACCTTACCAAATCTTACTTAATCCTCTCAAATTGTTGATGTATAACACGTagcataaaaaacaagtttcccCTCTTTTTCGTAGGTGATGATCCGTCTTTGGAAGACattgttgaaatttaaaatttcaagttaataacgatatgtgtgtgtatatatatatatatagacacacactcACTTCCTCACATATTGACACTCAATATGATGTCACTTCactcttgttttatttaattctagCTTTTCACGATAATATGCTCTTCTTTTTGCCTTTAACCTTTTATGATCTTCTTTTTAGTTCTTTAAGTAATTAATCACaaacaatcaaaatcacaaCCTTATAAGATTAACCATGGATTTTGGGACtcaaaacaatcaagaaaaacaaaaatgactaCGATATAAAtctacaacaataaaaaaaatttagcaaaaataaaaacaacaaggaATATgttaacaaacataaaaacaaatgaaagagaAAACATAAGCAAAAAAAAGACTCTTCTAATAACTCAAACCCGTAATAGATTATATTGACCTAAAAATAACagcaacaaataaacaaaattaatatacaacgcaaattgattttgataaacaatgattcataattttcttaaataacctgaaatcaatattaaactaacaataaCCACAATCTAATATgaattaaagtattttattaagtcccaaattcatttttttatatatacccAATTTGTGGCAGAATAAACAACTTGcaatttcaactttttatttccTCTACTATACTAATTCAGTAGTAGACTTTTtgaacaacaaacaaacaacatGGAAATTTAAAGATAGATAGAAAGAtcgataaaatattattttagagtcTTGCTCTAATACCAACCGATGTGAACCTAAAGTATAAGAACCTTTAAACTCATACGCAAGAaagaacaacttaaaaaaactaaaatcaaattataataaaaaacctgACACAATGATTACTTGAAAAGAGAAAccgaaattattagataaaaaaagacCCCAAccttataattataagaaatcACGAACTAGAAGTATAGAAAGAACACCACAAAGATAATTGatctttaataaattaaagataagtTCAATGAAGAACCTAAAGTAAAAGCAACCTTGCACACAcataatattattctaaaacaaATGAAGTctctaaaaaaacctaaatacaaaataaataaatctatttatattaggtaaaaaaaacatcttaaaaaattcttaaaaaataaaaaaaaatcataaaccaaCTAGCATCGACACAACCTTATGAAGATATTTAAACACCAAGTGACGAATCCCCATGCCAAATAGAAATCTAATTCATAAGATGTGAGTATTGAAAGTTATCAGATGAGGGCTTCACCATTgctgggaaaaaaatattttctaaagatGAAACTGTCGAGTATGTTGAACCAATGGATACAGCTGCTTGGAACAATAGTCAATTCAGAGTGTCAGGGAAGCAAAAACAGTTGAACAAAAATGGTGATGTTGTTCCTCCATTGATCAAAAATTTCGATTTTTGGGATGTGAGAAATTCAGCTTAATTACTAACTTTAGGAGCATATGGGATTTATAAGTAATTCCTAGACCATGCAGAGCAAGTATTGGAAGCTTTAAAACCACATACTGCATggtataaaaagaaacaaatgttACTGGCAACTTGTCTGTCATTGCATCAGTGCATAGGCGGAGAAGCTTAACAGTAACTCTTGACTGACTTTTCACTTATTGAAGCCCATGATTATTTACATTCATTTTCTGAAGGAAAACAAACAACATCTTGAGatcccaaacaaaacaaaacatggaATTGCAGTGTTTTTTCCCGAAACAAACAAAACAcgaaatacaaaagaaaataaaataataatattaacaaaatacagCAAATTAACATGAACACAAGATCaatgccacaatcacaactaaaaATCTAAACAAAGAAGAGGAAagcagaaaataaataatagagagAGTTTTGAGGAAGAGAGTTACCTGAAATAAGACGATTCAAGGAGCTTCAATGGAGATCGTTGCAGAtagcaaacaaaaagaaaagaaaatgatgatgttTTCTGTTCCAGTACAGATATTTGAGAGGGAGAGATTTGCAACAGCTAGAAAGTTTTTTATGAGGTATTTTATTTGcgaagaaaagaaagggtttTCCAAAGATAATTTTCTCTTGTAGGCTTAACTTCTTCTGGAATTCATTCATTTTCCTTTGATTAACTTTTCTTAAGCTCATCATTGAGCTCATCAACATGGGAAAGGAAAATTGAGCGAAAATCTACAATTGGTTTTCCCGAATTGCAGCCATATAACTAATTATCATGTTTAAACATGGGATTGAATGGTGCAATTGATTGCCATCCACACCCAAACATTGCGTTTGCATCATACATAGATCTCCCTCataaattctggaaaaaaacaaacagaacgAAAAGGAAATATCACGTGCATTGAATGAGTAATATCTAAACATTGAACCCCATAAATCCAGTACTTGGAATTTTCCAGAATGTAATTTTGGCAGTAATCTCTGTAAGAATAGCATTATTCCAAAATAATTATACTCGCTTGCCACAACATAACCAGTTTTAGAGAACACGGAAAACTTTGATAAATAGTACAGTAGACCATTGATCATGCAGCCACAATTCTGATACCAGCCCAATTTAAAGACTAGTGGAATTGGATACCGTAATCACTCACGATGAAATGATATATAATGCAGaatggttataaaaaaaaaaaaagtgtaagcACATCTATATGTACAATTGGTTAGTAAAAATCTGGGAAAGTAGTTTTTTGAACACGGTTTCTACAGAAGGGTAGTCAATATCAAATCCAAAGCTTTGTCCGCCATACTGTACATAAAGATACCCTTTAGGGGATAAAGGTGGAGGCAAAATCTTAGAGATCTGGGGTAAACCTGAGATGGGTGGAGAAGGCAAGTCTTTCTTCTTCAAAGCATAGTACACATCGGCTAGTAGAAGCCATATAAGGTCAGAGTCGATGGATGCAAGTCCGCATAGTGCATTAATGGACGCATCATGAAGCCCTTTAACACCACTAAAAGCTATTCCCACGACAAGGCCACTAACCTTCTTGAGGACTATTTGCAATGCTGATGTGCTCCTTTTATTCTGGGACAAATGAGCAATCATGTTGAGCACTGCAACCTGGACCTTCAAGTTTGAAATTTCAGACATCGAGTCCCCTGAGGAAGTAGGAGCACTTCTGTAAGGAAGTTGAAGTGGAGTTCTGTCTTCTTTTGAAAATGGTTTCTTCTGTAATGGAGACGTTGAAAGAAGTTTCCAGAAGTGTGGTCCATCAGTGTGGAAGCGGCGCGAAAAGAAATCTCCTCCACAGATTAATACTACACTGGATATCACACTTAAACATCTCCTAACAGCCTGTCCAATTAAAGGAGTTAGAATCCAAGATAATAGTACCAAATGATCTTTATTATGaaattcttttgtttctttactCTTTTCAACTTCAGCAATTCAGGATGTGAAAACAGTTGGGCTAAGAATGAAGCTTGCTGTGAGTTAAGaatttaaaaccataaacaagAGATGACCAAtgttttttgtagaaaaaaaaaatgtcccaGGACTAGACTAACAAAGCAACAATGTTTCAATACAATCACTAAAGGTATACCACATAAGGCAACTTCCAACAGGAAAAGATGAATACGCACCACTGGGTTTTTATTACGAACACAAGCAACCAAGAATGGCCATATTTTATTCATTGCTGGGAGCAACCTGTTCTCATCAGTCCCTTCCTCAGCCGCATCCAAAGTATCTTGAAGCTGATATAATGAATATGATCGAATCACTTCCTCAATTGCTTCTTTAGTTTCTTTCTCATGCCTATATGCTTCTTCCACTTTGGCCAGTGTCACAATGCCATCCTAAGAATGCAATTTGTAGTGagaatatattaagaaaaatctcTCGAGAATTTGTTTGATGCATAGCATTAGCATAAAGAAAACAGTCCATTCACAGATTTAAAGTAATCTGAAAGGTTCTAGTTTGTTCAATTAactttttaagataaaatagaaaataattataagaacCAGGAGATAGGGCATCACCACTATATTAATAGCACACTATATTAATAGCACCTTGCCGACCTTCTATCCAGGGAATTTGCAATTAGAATATTTAGGTTTCAGAAGCACCAGCACTGGAGAGATTACCATAATTTCTTGCAGCAACGACACTAAGGCACAATTTGGAATTGTGTTCCAAACGGTATTTCACGGAAaattaatttctgttttttgcttaaaataaattttttaatattttcagatcgttttaatatgctgatgtaaaaaataattttttaaaaataaaaaatatatatattatttttgtgcATTTCCAAGCgaaaagcacttttaaaaacaactactgtcacactctcaaacaccccttGACATGACTACTACAATTAAAAACCCCAGTACTCCCAACAACATCCAAAAAAATTAGGTATCACATCTACCACCAATAGACCCAAGCTTGAGCTTCATAAATGTAAGATGTACgagaaaaacaaatgttaaGTTGTGCAAAGCATCTTAAGTCTCACATCTATATTTCAACAAGCTTATTTGATATCACACACctgatgaaatttcaaaaattaatatgcACAATAGGTACCTCAACTATATTCAGGGCCACCAAGCATTCCTCTTGCTTCATTGAAGCTAGTAGTGGGATCACAGCTGTTAAGCATGAACCAGCAATTGATCCAACAGTTCGTCTGTATCTTTTGAAATCATTCAACTTGAAAAGCAAATTCTCCCATTGCTCTGCAATCAATATCATTACTAAAAGCTTTCtcaacaaacacacacacacactttaaatGAAAGAACTAAATTCTTCTGTCTTCAGGACAGGTATCAAAATCAGATCAACTAAGATACAGATACATAAACAGACATAAATCTAGTAGGAGGGATACAGTTCAATGGTTCACAAGAAGTGGATGATTCAATAAGGAGTCATAAAGTGTCCCTTGGTTATTCAATCTGTTACATAGTTTAGGTGAATATTCTGCATCACACTGCAACTAAAAGACACAGGGTATGAATGTGCAAACTGCCCAAAGCAAAATTATTTCCATATCAAGCACGAAGGAAAAAATTCTCATCTCCTTGATATCtagaaataacaagaaaaacaatGGGAGCAAGCACAAGTATACAAGCATGGGCATCATCATTTTGAAATGGTGCACAATTAATTCATGGCATCCTTTTTATCCAAAAGTTTGTAAATGATAACATGGAAACAACAAAACTGTACACCTAAATCAAAAGGACCAGATCATGAAACCATAGATCCAATTCCAAACTGAATAAGCAGAATGCAAGACATAATTGCTGAAGTAATCACCTGATTCCATGTCAGACATATCAATATCATTGTCATAATATGATGTTGAGTTTTCATGGGATTccagtttttttccttttcccatATCAGATACTTTGGACTTGACATGCATAAGATAAGATTCTGCATTAGTGGGCAGTGAAGAAGCCTCATGTTTTGACGCCTTACCAATTTCTGCTACAGCCTACAGGAAACAAAATTGTtgacaataagaaaaatatcatatacaATAAATTACTGGGTAGACAATGACATAAAATACAACCTTCAAAAAGGGAATAGTTAAAACTGGGTGTTGATGTCTACCAAGAATCTCAAGTTCCTGAGAAACAGAGCGCATCTGCACAATTTTGCAACATTTGTCTTAAGCATCATATATCAGCGGCAAATCAATTTAAACGCAATTTATTGACTAATAAAATGCCAAGAGGGTTAAAGCAAAATTAACAACATGAGAAAAAGAATGTGTATGCACATGAGAAAGAGCAAGGAGCATAAATTTCATAATTAGTGAAacgaaagaaaaataacaatttatcaGAAAATCGACCAAGACAACTCAAAACTGTTCTCAAAATTCAGGGTAAATTGCCGCACCGGTTCCTCCAGCAGAGGCAGTATCTTATGAGCTACTCCAATGTAAGAAAGCAATGAAGCCAGCACATTTGGCACACGCGGGTTAAGATCCAAATGACGCAGTTGTCGACATATTGAATCTATTATGTAGTCTGCATTTGCCAAGACTAATTGCCCAAcctacaagaaaaaataacaatataaaaacagtCACAGAAGCACGGATCCGGTGGCAGATAAAAAATGTTGGCTATGCAAGCTCACCGTTGGATGGCCCGATGCACAGGAAAGGACATGTAAAACAGCATCAGAAGCTTGTCTAACTTGGATGTTTGAACATATTAGACTCTCAAGCAACAAATAAAGGGATGAATGAAGAAATCCACTGGAAGCGAAATCTTTCCCAAGGCACATGGAAAAGATGCCTATCCCATCAATAATAACCTgattgagaaaacaaaaggttagAATAGAAGCTCAGTAATATGCCATCCAGGAAATTGATGAACTAATGCaggattcataaaattatatgcACTTTCTGATAGAAAGACAAAGTACCTGTTGCAGCATGGCAGTATCATGGAAGAAGTGCAAGGTAATTTCTTCAACTTCACCATCAGACTGTATGAGAGAAGATTTTTGATCTATTGGAAGGTTCCACACTTCAGAAGATAGATATTCGTGTGCAATTCTACCAACACAATCATTCAAATGACTCCTAGCAACTCTTTCCTGTGAAACCTTCCAAATAGATCGAGTACGCTCAGGATGTTCAGCTGTATTGGGCTGAGCATCAGCACCTTTTGCATCAGGTGCTTGAACTCCCCTGTTTAACTCAGACGTATGAAACAATCTTATAAGATTATCAACTGCTTGGTCAGAGAGACCAAAAATCATCTCATTCAGAATACACACTGCAGTGCTTGCCTGGCGCAGCAATTGGCCTGAACCTGTCCTGTTATACCAAGATTGCCAGCTTTCTTTAGTAAACTCCCTATCACGGATCTCAGAAACCAGTTTACGAAGGTGACCCAGTGGTATATCACTGACAACTGACATATGCCCTTCACTTTTAGAGTCTAGCAACacacaaaatgaaaaacatgcgTGGTGTTAAGTATAGAGAACACGAGACCCAAGTCTAATAAAGAAACTGAAATTACAAGAGTTGAGATGACCTGTCATTAAAGATAAACCTACAAGTCTAAGAATTCCTGCTAGAGTCTGATATAATTTCTGACTACCAAACCAAGGGGGCATGCGTGGAAGCTCAGAATTGTCCTGCAGAGAGAGCGAAGGGTTTTGTATTGCTTTTCCATGGATATCTCTGGAGTTTGGGTTATCAGATGGAACAACATCCACAATGGGTTGGTAATCAGAGGAAAATCGAGAACCAGATTTCAACTCAGCAATAGAGTGAAGATATCCAATTGAAGATGGCCTTGCTAACATAAGCTTGTCAAGAGCACCTGTAAATACTGAATTCTGACTCAAACTGAGGgcaaaaatatccaaaaatctTGCAGCTGTTACCTATGCATATAAGAAGGGATAGCTGGAAATTATAACCTTCCTTGTACGAAGaacgaaaaataaaaaaggggaaCTCATATGTCAGGCACCTACCGGAGACTGAAGGTGATCCATCAAAAACTTGGGACCAGAATAGTAGATAACTACAAGTAATTGCTGGGCATGTGAGAGCGCATGTGATTCATCATTGCCGAAAACCACTTTTGGAAGCTTCTCGACAAGCCTTAAGAGGAAAAGAAATTcataataagaaattattttgaagaagaaatccTGTATGCCCCCACATCCAGTCTACTCTCACATAAAGGACTAACCTGCTAAAAAGCTCAGCAACATCTGATTGTACATTAAGTTTGCTGCTTGATGACAgtaaatattcaagaaactcCTGAGCAGGTGCAGAAATGTCTCCACATTCATCAACGACCAAAACAAATAGACACTCCTGCATGATTACTCATCAGAATATGCATGAAGCCAAAATTTACAGGAAGTTATAAGTTATTAGATGCCTTATCCAGTCTAATTAAAAACAACGTCCTAAACAAACACAATGTTTGTTCTAACAGCTTCCATTCATAAAGGATAACAATGACAAGGAATACAAATGTTTCTAAAACTTTACAACAGACAACAAAATGCAACACCATTTGCACCCATATATATTGAATGTCTGGTACTACCAGCAGTCAACTTCAAGGAAAAAATGACAGGTTACATGGAAATAGATTTCAATTCTTAGCTTACCAAAAACATTGATTTGCTTTGCTTCAGAGTGCAACTGCATTTTGATAACAGCCCACGTATGACAGCCAGCAGTCCTTGTCTCACCTTTCTTGCTGGATGAAGACAAATCTAGAAACATGTAAACTATTAAGGCAATGAAAAGAATCAACTGACAACATCAAAGGAGAGAGAGTGGGTGAATGCACTAACTCAAAAATGAGGTTTTGTAGAGCCCTGATTCCTCTACCAAAATCTTAACAGGAACTAAAAGCTGAACAAAAAGGGAATTTCAAAAACATACATGTGGAAAGGTTGCACTCAAAAGTCTATCCACGTGCGCTGAAGTTTCCTCAACCCAGTCTCTTGTGCGATCCACATGCAAAGCTCCTTTTTCATTGCCAGGCTTAGCACTTTGAAATTCAGATGCAGGAGTAACTGATTTTACTGCTTCAGCAACTGAATTTTCAGCTGCAACTTTACTCTGATTTTGAGTGCTAACAGGTAACTGACGAAGTTCATCCAGAACTGAGTGGATAGAAGATCCTTTCTTATTTGAATTAAAGCCAGAACCAGCACATAAAGATCTATCAAGACTGGATACATTAGCAACATCCTCAAGGACTATCATCAGATACTCAGCCAAGGCTCTAATTGCCTGGTCAATAGCCTCCACACTTCCAGCTGCCCCACTTATCATCGTTTTTGACATATGCAAAACTTTTGCAAATTGACTAACAACACCAGGTAAGAAGAAAGCCAATGCATCTGCAGTACCAATCTACATGAGATAATTTACCACTAAAATTAGCTAATTGTTGTTGTGAGAACTTGTTTGCAGGATAAAGCTGAAGGTAGGATTCAGTTAACCCAAAAGCTAATCTAAATTACTATAATCCTTCCTGCTAGAAGAAACTTCTGGTATTAtcatttccaacaaaaaatcaaagtgaGTAACTAATAAGAAAGATACACTAATGGATAGGAACGCTGCCACACAGCAAAGCATCTTCTATTAAGACTCAACACCTTAAGAAACATCTCCCAAGCTAACAgtcaataattacaaaatacaagaaattaaTGCAACATAGTTACATCACGAACAAAAATCCAACAAGTTGcccaaaaaataactaaattcaaTCACCCCAAGCACTCCCTGCAAAAGAACTAAACAGGGCActtacataacaaaaatatatatgcaaatGCACTACTGCAGGTTATGAGCTTTAACATTACAATTTTACATACTATCACGATGAGATGGAATTACCTTAGCAACAAGAGCACGCACAGTCAAAAATATATGCAAATGCACTACTGCAGGTTATGAGCTTTAACATTACAATTTTACATACTACCACGATGAGATGAAATTACCTTAGCAACAAGAGCACGCACAGTCAAAAATGCTTCAACCCGAATCTTCGCACTCCCTCTATGTCCTCTAGCAACCTCATTATCTGCAgccttttataataataataaaataaaaagaccatTTTTCAGCACAAACTCAAATATGAACAACAAGGACAATTCCCAAAAATCACAACTTACTTTGAGAAGAAGTGAAAACCAATGCCCAACAGCAGCAGAAGCACTCTGCGACCTCAAAAACGAAACCAAACACTCTCCTTCCCCTCCTAAATAATCCCGAGCTGAATTCACATTCCGATTGTCTCCGGCCTCTACAAGCGCAGGCAAACCATTAATTTCTTCACATGAACAGCCTTCAACTCCACACGAACTTAATCCCTCAATTAATGCCCTAAAACACTTAATCACTCCTTCTCTAAACTCCTCCGAAGCCTCATTTTCCGTTAACATGGCCGCATACGtcaacttcttcatcaacactaccatctaaaaacaaatatctttaattaatttaaacaaattcaaGCAGGAAATTTcgaatttttgtttgaaatacctGATCAATGGAAACTAAATAACACTTGTTCAACAACTCTTCTAAGCACTGAACAACTCCTTCAGCTACTCTGTCGCTTATTTTATGAGGCTTAGGATTTTGTTTTCGAGAATCAACGGCGGCgtcgaggaggaggaggagagggaaTAGAACGTAGTCGAAGAAAGGTTGgagagaaggaggaggagagtCGTGGAGGAATTGGACAAGTGAGGGAATTGAAGATGAAAAAGAAGTAGGATTAGGGTTTTGGAGGAGTTGAAGAAGGTCTAAACAGTAAGGTTTTAGCTGCGAAAACACAACACCGCTGCTGATAATATtttgttgttcttcttcttcttcttcgttgaCGTCGTcgttttggtggttgaaattGGTGGTGATCAGGTGATTAAAAGCGTCCATTttcagagagagagggagagaagtaGGCGCTTGTTCGAGAGcgtgagagaagaagaagaagaagaagaggtggTGGAGGAGTGGGCTGTAATTTAGGGAGATGTGAGGGTGAAGTTGTTGTATAACGTATTAACttatgaagataaaattttggcttttatcttcttctttttttaacatcttCAAGGTAAAATCtatattgaaaaactaaaattgtattttcacgttatttttatgcattgataaaaaaatgttaaagatttatttaatatatttttatgtatagcttaattaattaattataattaataaataattttattaatatcaaatatattaaaatataataagttTTTTGAATGGTTTTTTACTATTAGAGTgcacataaacaaaataaaaggtcatatttatattatttataaagctatattatcaatattattgcctttttattattagattgCACATAGGTAAATATGGCTTCTTTgagttctttcttcttcttctttttatgagcactagaaataaaaaaaaaacatttagaaaaactaattgtattttaatatatttaatgtactaaacaataataataaaaaatcattgttttaatatgtccTGCTCTTGTTTTTCTGTGTCAGCTTTTTTTCAACATGTAgaaatgggtttttttaaataaaaaaaagagagagaaattttgatattttatatggttattcTGTTAGAGTGTATAAAACAAGGATGATGAgcaaaaatgatatattttcaatttggctTCTCATTTACCGTCAACGATGGAGATGCCATTAATAATGAAGTTAGACTTATTATGTTTTGgtggttgtttttaaaagtattttttatttaaaaatatattaaaataatatttttttagtttttaaaaattatttttgatatcagcatattaaaatgatttaaaaatactaaaaaatattaattagtttagtttattgttatgaaattaaaattaatgttgttttgatttttgttttgttttatgttgGTGTTTCCgtgttatttcaataataacTTCTACTAGCTCTTAACAAGATATGcgagataatatattttctttctgtttaaACTACTTTTGCTTGTATTGGCAATTATCGAGCTAATgtaaatgactttttttaattttcattttaatttcaatttgttaTCGTTTATTTTTGCTACCTTTCTTTGAACATGATTTACTCATTACAGTTGCTTCATCAGTCAGGTTTGTCTTCAATGTCTTTCCTTTTTAAGTTTCTTGT
This window contains:
- the LOC133673379 gene encoding uncharacterized protein LOC133673379, translating into MDAFNHLITTNFNHQNDDVNEEEEEEQQNIISSGVVFSQLKPYCLDLLQLLQNPNPTSFSSSIPSLVQFLHDSPPPSLQPFFDYVLFPLLLLLDAAVDSRKQNPKPHKISDRVAEGVVQCLEELLNKCYLVSIDQMVVLMKKLTYAAMLTENEASEEFREGVIKCFRALIEGLSSCGVEGCSCEEINGLPALVEAGDNRNVNSARDYLGGEGECLVSFLRSQSASAAVGHWFSLLLKAADNEVARGHRGSAKIRVEAFLTVRALVAKIGTADALAFFLPGVVSQFAKVLHMSKTMISGAAGSVEAIDQAIRALAEYLMIVLEDVANVSSLDRSLCAGSGFNSNKKGSSIHSVLDELRQLPVSTQNQSKVAAENSVAEAVKSVTPASEFQSAKPGNEKGALHVDRTRDWVEETSAHVDRLLSATFPHICLHPARKVRQGLLAVIRGLLSKCSCTLKQSKSMFLECLFVLVVDECGDISAPAQEFLEYLLSSSSKLNVQSDVAELFSRLVEKLPKVVFGNDESHALSHAQQLLVVIYYSGPKFLMDHLQSPVTAARFLDIFALSLSQNSVFTGALDKLMLARPSSIGYLHSIAELKSGSRFSSDYQPIVDVVPSDNPNSRDIHGKAIQNPSLSLQDNSELPRMPPWFGSQKLYQTLAGILRLVGLSLMTDSKSEGHMSVVSDIPLGHLRKLVSEIRDREFTKESWQSWYNRTGSGQLLRQASTAVCILNEMIFGLSDQAVDNLIRLFHTSELNRGVQAPDAKGADAQPNTAEHPERTRSIWKVSQERVARSHLNDCVGRIAHEYLSSEVWNLPIDQKSSLIQSDGEVEEITLHFFHDTAMLQQVIIDGIGIFSMCLGKDFASSGFLHSSLYLLLESLICSNIQVRQASDAVLHVLSCASGHPTVGQLVLANADYIIDSICRQLRHLDLNPRVPNVLASLLSYIGVAHKILPLLEEPMRSVSQELEILGRHQHPVLTIPFLKAVAEIGKASKHEASSLPTNAESYLMHVKSKVSDMGKGKKLESHENSTSYYDNDIDMSDMESEQWENLLFKLNDFKRYRRTVGSIAGSCLTAVIPLLASMKQEECLVALNIVEDGIVTLAKVEEAYRHEKETKEAIEEVIRSYSLYQLQDTLDAAEEGTDENRLLPAMNKIWPFLVACVRNKNPVAVRRCLSVISSVVLICGGDFFSRRFHTDGPHFWKLLSTSPLQKKPFSKEDRTPLQLPYRSAPTSSGDSMSEISNLKVQVAVLNMIAHLSQNKRSTSALQIVLKKVSGLVVGIAFSGVKGLHDASINALCGLASIDSDLIWLLLADVYYALKKKDLPSPPISGLPQISKILPPPLSPKGYLYVQYGGQSFGFDIDYPSVETVFKKLLSQIFTNQLYI